TTCCAAGCTACCTACtgtgttccttctccttccaagCATTAAGACCTGGACCTCGCACACGGCGTCAGACAGGAAAGCGAGGCTCCTCAGCGCCTCGGGCCCTTTTCGTCATTTCACGGCTTACGAAAGGGAAATATAAGTGGCGCCGAATGCGCGATCATAGAGTCAACTTAGATGGATCGGCCAGGTTGGCAGGATGCCAGAGGCTCGATTACGTTGTCAGATTTTGTATGgagagtttatgtgtatatatatatatgtgtgtgtgtgtgtgtagacatacaacatgcacgcacacagacacacacagacacacacacacacacacacacacacacacacacacacacatatatctatatagacatatatatatgtgtgtgtatgtagatatatacatatatatagacatatatatatgtaaatatatacatatgtatgcatatatatatatgtatgtatgtatgtatgtatgtatgtatacatacatatatatacatatatatatatatatatatatatatatatatatatatatatgcgtttgtgtgtgtgagtgtgtatttatctatctaaatatatatatatgtatatatatatatctatatatgtatttattcacatatctatatctatctatctatctatctatctaactatctatctgtatatacgtgtgtgtgtgtgtgtgtgcatatatatatatatatatatatatatatatatatatatatatatatatatatatatttatatgtatgtatgtatatgcacacacacacacacacacacacacacacacacacacacacacacacacacacacacacacacacacacacacacacacacatatatatatacacacatatatatatatatatatatatacacacacatatatatatatatatatatatatatatatacatatatatatgaatatatatatataaatatatatatataaatacacacacacacacacacacacacacacacacacacacacacacacacacgcgcatatatatatatgtatatatataaatatatatatacatacatatatatatataaatatatatatatatatatatatatatatatatatatatatatatatataaatatgtaaacacacacgcacacgcacacacacacacacacacacacacacacacacacacacacacacacacacacacacacacacacacacacacacacacacacacgcatacatatctatatctatctatcaatatatatatatatatatatatatatatatatatatatatatacgagtatatatacatatggtatatatatatacatatttatacaatatatatatatatatatatataatatatatatatatatatatatatatacgagtatatatacatatgatatatatatatatatatatatatatatatatatatatatatatatatatatacaatatatatatatataatatatatatatatatacatacatacatatatatatatatatatatatatatatacatatacacacacgcacgcacaaacacacatatatatgtatatatgtatacatgtatatatatgtatgtgtatatatatatatataaatatatatatatatatatatatatatatatatatatatatatatatattactacacacacacacacacatacacacacacacacacacacacacacacacacacacacacacacacacacgcatacacatatctatctatctatctatctatatatatatatatatatacatatacacgagtatatatacatatacatccacacacacgtgtgtgtgtagatatatatataaatatatatatatatatacatacacatatacatatatatatatatatatatatatatatatatatatacatatatatatatatatatatatatatatatatatatacatatacacaaacacacacatatatgtatatatgtatacatatatatgtatgtgtatatacacacacacatatatatatatatatatatatatatatatatatatattatatatatatatattgtatatatatatatatacaatatatatatataatatatatatatatatatatatatatatatatatacgagtgtatatacatatgatatatatatatatatatatatatatatatatatacaatatatatatatatgtatatatatataaaatgtatatatatacatatatatatatatttatatatatatatatatatatatatatatatatatatatatatacatatacacacacgcacgcacaaacacacatatatatgtatatatgtatacatgtatacatatgtatgtgtatatatatatataaatatatatatatatatatatatatatatatatatatatatatatattactacacacacacacacacacaaacacacacacacacacatacacacacacacacacacacacacacacacacatacacgtatacatatatctatctatctatccatctatatatatatatatatatatatatatatatatatatatatatacatatacacgagtatatatacatatacatccacacacacgtgtgtgtgtagatatatatatatatatatatatatatatatatataaatatatatacatacatacacatatacatatatatatatatatatatatatatatatatatatatatatatatacacatatatatacatatttatatatatatatatatatatatatatatatatatatatatacatatacacaaacacacacatatatgtatatatgtatacatatatatgtatgtgtatacacacacacacacacatatatatatatatacatatatatatatatatttatatatatatatatatatatatatatatatatatatatatatatatatatatatatatacatccacacatgtaTAGAGAATGTGGatgtatagagaagagagagagagagagaaagagagagagagacagagagagatagagagaaagagatacaaacaaacagagagaaagggagaaagagcaacGGATAGAAAGACAAAGGTTTAaacagagagtaaaaaagaaagtaggaaatgaaaaacagaaaatacgACATGGGAAAATGATAAAACCGAAACGTGACGAGGAAACATCACGGAGAAATGGTAATAAGGGaagcgagaaggaagagataagtaATGAAGGAAACACAAAAAGATTTGAAGAGATTGTCAGCTGTTCGGTGCCTTtaggattctttctctctctctctctttctctctctctctatctatctatctctctatctctccctctccctctcctctccctctccctccctcccccccccctctctctctctctctctctctctctctctctctctctctctctctctctctctctctctctctctctctctctctctctctctcactctctctctcactcgctctctctctctctctctctatctatctatctatctatctatctctctctctccctcccccccctctctctctctctctctctctctccctctctctctctctctctctctctctctctctctctctctctctctctctctctctctctctctctctctctctctcactctctctctcactctctctctctctctctctctctctctctctctctctctctctctctctctctatctatctatctctctctctctctctctcgctctctctctctctctctctctctatctatctatctatctatctatctatctatctctctctctctctctctctctctctctctctctctctctctctctctctctctctctctctctctctctctctctctcgctctctctctctctctctctctctctctctctctctctctctctctctctctctctctctctctctctctctctctctctctctctctctctctctctctctctctctctctctctctctctctctctatctatctatctctctctctctctctctctcgctctctctctctctctctctctctatctatctatctatctatctatctatctgtctctctctctctctctctctctctctctctctctctctctctctctctctctctctctctctctctctctctctctctctctctctctctctctcgctctctctctctctctctctctctctctctctctctctctctctctctctctctctctcgctctctctctctctctctctctctatctatctatctatctatctgtctctctctctctctctatctgtctatctatctatctctctctcccccccctctctctctctctctctctctctctctctctctccctctctctctctctctctctctctctctctctcattctgtctctctctctctctctctctctatctctctctctctctctctctctctctctctctctctctctctctatctatctatctatctatctatctatctatctatctctttctctctcgttctctctctctctctctctctccctctctcactctctctctctctctctctctctctctctctctctctctctctctctctctctctctctctctctctctctctctctctctctctctctctctctctctctctctctctctctctctctctctctctctctctctctctctctctctctctctctctgtctctctctctctctctctctctctctttctctatctatttatctatctgtccctctctctacatatatatctatctattttatctatctctctgtccctctctctctctctctttctatatatatatcactctgtctctctctctctctctcactctgtctctctctctgtctctctcgctctctctctctctctctctctctctctctctctctctctctctctctctctctctctatctatctatctatctatctatctatctcgttctctctctctctctctctctcgtctctctctctctctctctctctctctctctctctctctctctctctctctctatctatctatctatctatctatctatctatctatctgtctctctctctctctatctgtctatctatctatctctctctcccccccccccctctctctctctctctctctctctctctctctctctctctctctctctctctctctctctctctctctctctctctctctctctctctctctctctctctctctctctctctctctctctctctctctctctcactctctctctctctctctctctctctctctctctctctctctctctctcttttctatctatttatctatctgtttctctctctacatatatatctatctattttatctatctctctgtccctctctctctctctctatctatatatatatcactctgtctctctctctctctcattatctatctatatctatctctctgtctctctcgctctctctctctatctctctctatctctctctctctatatatatatctatctatctatctatctatctatctatctatctatctatctatctatctcgctctctcgctctctctctctctctctctctctctctctctcgatctatctatctatctatctatctatctctttctctctcgttctctctctctctctctctctctctctctctctctctctctctctctcgatctatctatctatctatctatctatctatctgtctctctctctctatctgtctatctatctatctctcttccccccccccctctctctctctctctctctctctctctctttctctatctatttatctatctgtcactctctctatatatatatctatctattatatttatctctctgtccctctctctctctctatctatctatatatatcactctgtctctctctctctcattatctatctatatctatctctctgtctctctctctctctctctctctctctctctctttcgctctctctctctctctctctctctctctctctgtttccctgttctatgcctctttttctgtttttcttttagtgtgtgtgtgatattaagaaatatataattctttatatctgttttaaattattatcttttcgttCCCTGttgatcttttcttctttttttattttcttgttgaggctgaaatagtaaaaatattatgattatatcattatgatactgATTTCATTACTATCTTTgaattagtaattttttttttataccacaaAGAAAAGTTTGAATAATTGTCAAAcatttctttcactttatatTCCTATTTTCACGTAATTCCCAGCATCGTCGTcattttctcatttatatatatatatatatatatttttttttttacatatctcgCTCTTGatgaacatatttttaaaaatcacttaTTTGATTTTATAACTATTGTATATCATAAGTGTAGAAAAAACTGTGATgtaaaataatgtttattttgttCATCTAATGATTAACTCAAATTTAGTAATTGGTAATTGTTATATGAAATAGAATTTATCAGTCAGGTGATAaacggaaataaagaaaagacacaGGTTATATAAAAGGACTTTATTTGTTGGGTATTAATTGAGACTGACAAAAGAGTATAATACACAATTATACTTTTGTCAGTTATAAGACACAAATCCCTGAACAAAAATTACAAACACAAATGTTTACTTGCTTGAAACATTTGCAGTAGGGATAAAATcgggtgtgaaaaaaaaaagtttaaaaaaaaatatggaactgaataacaaatacaatgaaaTTGTGAacggaagtgagggaagggggggggggatacacacacaataaaaaaagaacaaaaaaaaaaaaaatattaacactaCTTGTtagctaagagaaaaaaaaagaaatctaccTTAATAGAAAACGGGAGTCAGCATTGACAATTATATACAGGGAGggttcacatatatattacacagaaatAATACATTGAGCTAGTCAGAATCATTATCACGCCCAGTGTTGACTCGCACTGTTATAAAAAAAGACGCACACAGTATGAACATTTTGCAGTATAAAACCAAACACTGCGAATGCTAAAACAGTCTTTAACATTTGAGAATAGTGACAGATTGCTTTTTTGCCCGGAAGCATCTGCCGCACGCCGCCGCCCGCGGTTCACtcgttgagtatatatatatatatatacgtatatattcatctaaaaaTACATGTATCTAAAAGCTAAGTgtctaaattaataataataatagtaataatactcataacaaaATATCTTTTTCTCATCAAAGGGTGCCCGCCCTTCTTTTCGATGATATCACttgtataaatacgtacacattaaaaataaaacgaaagatggATAGAGGAGTTTGAAAACCTTAATGCTAGGGGAGTGGGACTGAAGaacctggaaagagagagaaaatataatcattaatatgatgTAGGTTTTATGTGTTATGGAGTTGGATGTAGAAAATGGgttaagtgggaggaggagggagggagagggagggaggagggaagaagagggagagggagagggagagatgagggagggagggatgagggaggaagggagaggaggaggaagggagaggaagagggagaggaggaagggaaagggagaggaggagggagggagagggagaggaagagggagaaacagaaagaaatggaaatagaaagataacAAACCTAACTTCAGGCCAAAatgatgaaaggaaaggagggaatgacaaacaaaaataaaaagaaagtccGTAATAGCTTCTTCTCTCCAAGCATCGGTGGTTTTCACAAATATGTCCATTTTTTATCGCCATTTTCTGCCACTATCCGTCACGTCGACAaatgcctctttctcttcccggcTGCCGGCCACTGACCGCTTCAGTTGCCATAAATCTACTTGTCATAGAGAACGTCTCTCTTTAAAATAAATGAAGGTtgaatttcccgccaaaaaagGGGCAGTTTCCCTCCACAAACGCCATATTTTTCTAGTGTTACGCGTTGAGGCAAATCAAGAGTAATCTAGAAGTAATGTCCGATTCTTTTTCTCGTGTCTCGTTGCGATTATGATATTTTTATCGTCTTTTGTAGTTGTAAACCGTGGAAATATATGCGACGTTACAGCACACTATTTCCATTTATCTactacagagaaaaaaaggaaagaaaacaaaaacaaatttacgctcgtctccttccttttttatccaAAGAATTTAACCGCGATTTTTAAATCTCTtacttattgttctttttttttcatcaacaacAGAATGAAGGTTAACAAATCTCCGCAAATACACGGCTATTAAAGGGACTGATCCAGTTACCTCGTTACCATAGCCCGTAATGAGTCGTTAAACGTGACAGATGGCTCGAACAGATGGTCGCGCGTAAAGTCAATTTCACTCGAATGGAAACcacgagagaggggggtgggggaggaggaggagggaagagtggggggtgggggggggtgactcAGCGCACTCGATAATAAATTGAAGAATAGTCAACCATTATGGGaaaaaatatagatggatattAAATGTGATAAGGTTGGTCGTTCGAATAACTGTGATGATGTTGGtattaagaataaggataatggtgatcaGATATTTTAATAAAAGAGGGACGTAAACGAAATAACGATGAGAAATTAAAGATAAAACTAGGACAACATAACGAGTTAaccaaacggattttttttttcagttgaacGAAGAGAacaaaaccaatgataataaaaagacgaaATGAACGCAAGCgagaaggatggaaaaagagagagagaaaaaaaaaaaaaaattacgacatTATCGTATGAacttgatttagaaaaaaaaggaaaaaattaggTGATGGGTTTACTTTCActagcgatgataattatgaagaaacGATATTACATTTTTTGACAGGGagggaaaaaatgcaaataatgttATGCAACTTAAGGCTTGATTTtacagaattatatataatagatgcaaGTATCTGCGTTAGTTACGGTCGCTTGTCATATTGCAAATATTGTGACTGACTATTATCAATTCGTGAGATGCATGTgatcacgtgtatgtatgtatgtatgtacgtttacgtgtatgtgtatctatatgaacgtgtgtgtgaacTTGTGTATGTGTtgaacatatgtatgtgaatgtgtgtgaacgtgtgtgtgagcgtatggtGTATACATGTACGAGTGTgaacgtaagtatgtatgtgtgcgaatgtatatgtgtgaacgtatatatgtatgtcagtgtacgtatatgtatgaatgtatgcatgtgcgcgAACTTAAGCATTCGCCCGTGTTCATGTCTTTATATTAGCATATTTACGCACTTAAGTATACGtaagtacgtgcgtgcgtatgctaATACACCTACAAAAATACGCGTACTGTGTGTGTACCTCCGCGCGCGTCATTTGTTTTTCCCGGATGAAGAATGCCTACGCATATCTTAAGCAATTAGgttgtctctctatctcgctttataGACACGCTACGGCCACCGCATTAGGGCGACGTTCCGGTTCTCTAGCGAGGGAAATTCGACCTTATGACGCCTGAATTGATTAACATAATCAGTTTGTAGTAGGTGCGAGGGTAGGGCGcgtggggagggtaggggggaggtggaagggggttgatatgggggtagaggaggggaggacagTTATAGTATCTGAtaaaggtaagaggagagagagagagagagagagagagagagagagagagagagagagagagagagagagagagagagagagagagagagagagagagagatagagatagagatagagatagagagagagagagagagagagaaagagagagagagagagagaaggagaaagagaaatagaaagagaaagagaagccagacacacggaaaagaaagaaaatatcatcacaaagacaaaaagaaaataaatacacacatatattccaatATACCACAAAATATACtcaaaattacacaaaaaaaacaacaacaacaacttacaTTTTCCTGATACTCGGAGAGGCTGTTAGACCAATTGTCAAAAAGGGGGGGAATTGAGGGGAAACGCCTTAATAACCGTATTTGCAGACGGTCGTGTAATGAGGCTCGGTCTTGGTCTGCGTGATGGTGACGTAGCCGTGTTTGGTCTCGGTGACGGTGACGTACATTTGCTGCTGGTTGGTCTGCACCTGGGTCTGTGTGACGTAGTGGGGCTCGTCTTCGGTAACAGTGACGTAATTCTGTTCAACCTTGGTCTCTGTGACGTAATGGGGCTCCTGCACGGTCTTGTAGATCTGCTTGGTCACCGTCACGTAGTAAGGGACCTgtaggagacggggagggggaagaggggcgggTATTAAGTGACTGCGTGGTGGCGATGGGTTCATCTGGTGACGTCATGTTATGCATGGATGGATGTGACAGCTATCTCTTTCATTGATAAATGGGCGTATTGATGTATATAGGaattagtttgtattttttttttctcactcgctctcattctttctccttttctccgtttttttctctttctctgactccttctctgtctctctctctctctctctctctctctctctcccattcactcacacaccctcccattcactctctctctctccaattccatcccactcccttcccttccctccaattccctccctcctcctccacctctccacacCCATCTCACCTGAACGTAGTCGGTGCAGTAGTGGCTCTCAGTAATAGTCTTCATGTAGTAGTGGGTGCCGGGCATCATCTGCTGGACGGTGGTGAGATGAGCCTCGGTGACGGAGTTTGTGTTGTAGGCGACCTGTTGGGTTCGGGGAAAAAGGCGTGAGTTAGAGTCCGCTTTCCGTGATGAATATcgtggtttgtttgtctgttcggtGTTGTATTGCTTGGTTAGGATGGATTgtgatgtttgtttatttatcttgttttttagTTCATGGGTGAGCTGTGAGTGCGTTGTTTTCTCCGTTGGGAAACatggctttgtttttatttagaggtgatttatgatttttaaaaGATCTTTAAAAGAAATTCttacttcttatttttctgtGGATAATAAAACCATAACTTATATTTCCTTCGATATCTTACCTTGGTTTCGTAGATGACCTGATCGGGAAGTGGCTGAGTGATGAACTCGTACTGCACAACGGTCGTAGGGTAGTACAGTGTCTCTGTCACGTACTTGTACAGAGTGGTCGGCACGTACTGTGAACAAACGGGGACATTGGTCaaaatctttcattttatttggtATGCGTTGGTGTTTATACTATGcaaattagatatgtatatgaggATGATTTCGTATACTATTCATATACCGAAAATATCAGTAATTAATCTTCCATGATGACATCTACTGATATGCATCGAATTGCCTTGGCCTTTTCGTGCGCCGCCTGTCCTACCTGCTGCTCGGTGTTCCACTTGGTGTGGTGCTCCATGGCAGtcttggtgatggtggtgtaCACGGTCTTGTCGTAACATTTCTTGGGGCAGTAGTTCTTAGGCTTGGGAGGGGGACCGTAGCTGGGAgcgggggcggcggggggaggtCCGTAGCTAGGGGCGGGGGCGGCAGGGGGAGGTCCGTAGCTAGGGGCAGGGGCGGCAGGGGGAGGTCCGTAGCTAGGggcgggggctgggggagggCCGTAGCTGGTAGAGGGGCGGGGGGCAGGGTAATCTGGGtcggcttcggcttcggcttcgCCTCGGACGATGGCGACGAGGGCCAACAGGAGCAACAGGCGCGACATCTGTTGGGGGGAAGACGAACTAGTTAGAGGGGTGgcttcgggggaaaaaaaaagtttgcgaaTATGTATTATAGAGAACAAGAAATATCGTTATTACTGAGGTAAAGTATGACTGAAGAATACctgttataatatataaagaacaatcattaaatatattatacatacaagaTAACCTTTCTTTACTTGCTCTTAGAATAACTTCTCATAAATAACAAAGAACGCTATCTAAGCAGCCTTAAAATCCCCAACATCGAGggggaaacagacaaacatgtCGCTATTAaggacacaaaataaacaaacatgaccCGTGACTtcctcaagaaaaaagaaagaaaaaaagaaaagaaaaaaagaacactgTACGTCTCAGCAAATTACAAAAGGCCAGATTtctgccatgtgtgtgtgtgagtatgtggttCATGCGGTGAAAATAATGACCCATGCCGCTACCGGAATCCATATAACCTATTCTCGGTGAAAGTAACGCACGCACGCTACACTGGAAATGCTAggcagttctctctctctatctctttctttctttctttctctccctcttctttattcccctGTTTGATTTTGGTTTGAAAATGCGTGTGACCAATTTGggattattttttcattagatATTGTACTGATTATTAATTCAAGTATTTTTATAGGAAATGGTGTTACCAGTCTATGAGAATTTTAAGTGATCTATATTTCTctataaggaaaataaattatatatattacagagacAATTTGACGAGAAAGTGTGGCATCTGCGACTTATTGTCTCattcgaaaaagaagaaaaaatagaatcctCTAAAGTTCTATAACAATGAACAATATTGTCATCAAATAACAATAGCCTATCGTATTTCAGTAATTCGATTTACGCTTCAACTTTCATACAATAAAAAAgtctttgttgcttttttttcctcccacttGAAAGTGTGAAGGATCGACTATCATCTTGATGGTGGAAGTgacaggaaaaaagaaatgacaaaaaatagaAGCCATTGGAACGTGATCTCTTCATAAAACCCGTTTTTCTTAAATACAAGACGATTGCGGTTGAACTCAGTTagtctatttgttattttttatcagtctTTCTAAATTATTTgggcttttttttatatctctcctcTCACGTCACCAATAATTGGTCTGGAA
The sequence above is drawn from the Penaeus chinensis breed Huanghai No. 1 chromosome 28, ASM1920278v2, whole genome shotgun sequence genome and encodes:
- the LOC125040028 gene encoding adhesive plaque matrix protein-like, which codes for MSRLLLLLALVAIVRGEAEAEADPDYPAPRPSTSYGPPPAPAPSYGPPPAAPAPSYGPPPAAPAPSYGPPPAAPAPSYGPPPKPKNYCPKKCYDKTVYTTITKTAMEHHTKWNTEQQYVPTTLYKYVTETLYYPTTVVQYEFITQPLPDQVIYETKVAYNTNSVTEAHLTTVQQMMPGTHYYMKTITESHYCTDYVQVPYYVTVTKQIYKTVQEPHYVTETKVEQNYVTVTEDEPHYVTQTQVQTNQQQMYVTVTETKHGYVTITQTKTEPHYTTVCKYGY